CATTGCCTTGACAGAAGCACAGGCTCCACAAAGGGGTTATTAGCACCAGGCTCTGTGGGTTTGGATTTCCCTGCCTTTCCCATACTTTTCCTCTATTGATAACAGTTCTTGTTGGGACAATGGAAGTGTGCCTTGCAACTACTCATGACATTAGTGACGGTGCTTGAGCCTGAATAATTTAAAGGGAAAGAATCCAACTCCCAAAAGACCATCTGGCTATCAGTTATAATACAGCAATAAAGGTCAGGGCTGCTTCTCAGGAGTTGGGAGAAGGATGGTTTTTGACACTGAAGAGTCTCTTCAACTGGCTTGGTACATGCCTACCTACCAGCTCCTAGCTTCTGCCACCATTGCTCCCTTGCAAGGAAAGGGATAATGCAGGATACCAACTTCTGGAAGGAAAGCAAGCCAAAGAATACAGGAGGAAGGGCTACACCTTATTATAGCCAGCAAAAGCTAGGGCATGGTCTCTGAGCTGTATCTTATTTTGTATCATAATCCTTTGACTGCTTCAAAGTGTTCATGAGATGTCTTGTCTCCTGGCTTTCCCACAatgcaaggaaaagaaggacTCCAAGGACAACATCTGCCCTCCACAATGAGCTAAGCCCATTCAGGCCCATACAATGAAAACCACGATGCTGCCTGGTTCAGCGACACCTCCCTCCTTCCTGTCAACTGCCCATTAAACTCAGTCTTCACTTCAGGATTTCCAAGTAAGAAATTGTCTTTGGCTTTCTCACCTCACTGCACACTTCCCTCCACCATTTCCATTCCAGGATTCCTAGCCGCACTCCCATGCACAAGCAGTGCACTGGGAAAAGATAAGCACACGTGTGCCTTGCGCACAACAAGCTGGACCCTCGGATGGCAGGATGCAGCACAGCTCTTCTCAGGTAGAGTCTGGGCTATTTTTGGTGCTGCCTCAAGGGTTGTAGCCAGGCAGCATTTGTCTCATAAGACAAAGTAAGGACTTACTTAAAATGTCCACCTAAAATGTCattctttttcttgcctttaccacaaaagaaataatgtttgcTTAATTTTCATTGAAATATTAATGTAAATGCAAGCAAGCAAGCTATCTCCTTTTCTAGATAAGTTTACACAGGGAGGCAGCTATGGTCTCTGAGATCTCATGTTTGCTCTCTGAGATCTCAAACTGTGGCAGGTCCTGTCTGCAGTGggacagtgtctgcagtgcaaTGCTCCTTGGTCAGATGGGAACAGAGCATACCAGAAATCTCAGGCACTAAATCCCATTCACGACGCACCTCGGACTTCCCAAGGCCTAAGGCATCTGAATTGAATCTGATGCTACTCTTTAGCTCATCTTAACCATCATTCTTGTAAACGTCTGTATGAAAGAGAGTAAAAAACGGAAAAAAAAGAGCTACGGGGTGACAAGGCATGGGCCCAGCTCTGCTAGGAGATGTGTGCTTTCCTTAGTGAAGGCAATGGGAACACTGGTGCAATGGGCTCACAGACCCTGCTGCGTTAAGGGGAGGAGAGAAACCGAGGTTATCATTTCCATTTGCTTCCTATTCCCTATTTATTCACCCCGCCTATCTAACATCTCACCATCTTGACTGTCAGTTCTCCACAGCATTTAGAAGTGTTATGAAACAAGCCTATCATTTCACACTGGTAACACTTTGGCTCATGTATTAGAAGTGTAATACCTGTATGGGCCAACACAAATACACCCACATTCCGGCAAAGGGCACCTGGGACCCTGGCTGTGAGGTGTCCTCTCCAGAAAGAGCAGAGATATCCTTGGTGCTGTTGATATTAACCCTAACAGTGGTCCCTTCTTCTTTTCCCGCCTTCCCCCAAAAGTGTGCCTCCTCCACGCTGCGAATGTGACTGGCACATGCAGGGACTCAGGAATGCCACTGATCCCAGACAACCAGCTGGAGGGTCAGTGTTTTCCCAGATCCGGGGCAGCCCTGAAGAGCCACGCTGCACACTCCACCAGTCAGCGTGGGCAGAAGGTTATTCTCTCCAGGGCATTTGCAATCAATGTACCATGCACTAATAGATGCTTCCTCTATTGTTCATCTGTGTGCCTGGATTGGCTGCATGGCTGTGGGAAACACCAGTGATCCCGAGACTCACATATCTGCTGAAGCTCCCTGATGTATAAATAGAGGCAGTTGATAGCTGCCAAAGCATAGCCTGAACACTCAGCACAGCAGCCTGACCAGGGGGTCTGTGCCCAGGACTCAGAGCACTAAGAATGGCTCCCAGTAACACTCTCATGGTCCACAtggaggagaagctgctgccaaaagaaaagaataaagtaaGTAGAGCCCTTGACAGGATTGGAAAGGCTGCCCTGTGCTCTATACAATGAGCTGCCTCATTTTATATCAAgtaaatactacattggaaaaTGTGagataaagaggaagaaagtggTCTGGCAGAAGGCAAACAAGTTAAAGAGAGACAGAGGAGACTACATAGATTTTTGTAAATGAAATTGAGGGGGGAACAGGCAGGCAGCACCACAAAGCTCTCCTACCAAAAGTGTCTTTGAACATGTGATGGGAAATAGGTCAGATCTCAGAAAATCCCTAACGCTCTGCTCCATCTCTGTCACAGCTGAGGAAGCCGGTGGTGGAGAAAATGCGTCGTGACCGGATTAACAGCAGCATCGAGCAGctgaaactgctgctggagaaggagTTCCAGAGACACCAGCCCAACTCCAAGCTGGAGAAAGCCGACATCCTGGAAGTGGCTGTCAGCTACCtgaagcagcagagccagctgcAGGACTATGGTAAGTGCAGAGCACATCTTGCACACCCTTCCTGTATAGCCCTGGCCTCTGAAGCAAGCAGCGGCTGTGGTAAAAAATCACCACTGTCCCATGTTTTGGTAGTAATCTTAACCCTTTgcatttgcttctttctttcttttctagcaTTCATGCACAAGAACCTAGAGCAGGACTTCAACAGTGGATACCTGCGGTGCCTCAGGGAAGCTATGCATTTTCTGTCCTACTATGAACCCAAGAAGGAAACTCAGGTGCAGCTGATcaagcacttctgcaaagctcagatgggtgcagatGTCATGTACTCTCCTGCTCCGCGCAGTTCGCCCCTGTCACCCTGCCTGTTTGCCAGAAAGCAGCCTGCCCAGAAGactgtggctgctgctcctACCATCTGGAGACCCTGGCagaactgctgaactttgctttatTCCTATGTTTTGCTACGAAAACTGGAGGGACCTGTGATTGAACAGTTCCTCTTTAAAGTAGGAAACATTGCTTTCCAAAGGTGGGAGGGGGGGCAGTTATTGTTTTTCTGTCACAAGAAATGAGGGTCGCTAGGTAGTTTCCCTTCATAGTGAAGGACTGTGTGTGTATCTTGCAGCAAATTTGCTGTTTTTGTTGGTGGCTCTTAGCCAAAGAGGGAACCATGTTCTGAGGTGATCTAGAGAGCCAAAGCTCTTCAATTTCCATCACACTTTCACTTGACAAGGCTGTCAGTGCAAATCTTTCTACTAATTCCCTGGGTCACTGGTTCAAGTGCTCCATTGTCTCCAGATGATGTACTGACCCTCCTAAAGAAGGAGCACTTTGAAGAATGTATTTTGTATCATAAAGAAAGTATTGAGCCTTTATCTTTTGAGTGAAAGCTGTTATTAAGAAATGCTGATTCCTCTGCAGTCCCTATGCTATTTTTAGTCTATCTTCTTTCAGAGAGTTATGATGGTAACAGATAGCTCTAGGGAAAATTCTCCTCATGTCAGCAtgtgctgctctcagctgaggAATAATTGATGCCTTTTGTAAAGGAAATACCTGTGATATACCTTaaggaaaagggggaggaagggaggcagTAAGTACTTTAAAATCATTTGCTGAACAGAGcttaaaaagcttttataaaGTTGTGATGTATTCATCCTGTGTGATGTTCAACTTCGGTGTCTTTACTATACAATACAATAAAACGGTTTTAGTCATTAATCCTTTGGTTTGAAATGATTAAAATGGCTGGGCTGAGTGTTGCAGGTAAACTTCTCTTGCAGTGGGGGAGCTATCAGGTCATGTCATATTTTTGAGCCCTTCATTCCAGTACATAGCTTATATGTGTGACATTTATTTGGCAGAACAGGATTTCAGACCCTGCCAAGCAGAAACCTCTGGAAAAGTTATTAACAATTAAAATGGAGGTGAAACTGAAGTGGGATACTGAGAAATGTAGACCCAGACACTTCATAGCAACCTATTCAGACCTCAACAAATCACTAATTTCACAGCCACTTTATTTCCTCCCACTGCCCATTCATTTGCCTGCCAACCTGAGGTCAGCCGTATGCTTTCTGTCCGTTTAGGGGGCAGCAACATGAAAAACTCCTAATAACTTCCAAAGAGTTTGGCACCTAACTCTGGGAAATCTCATCCATTTCTGTGAAACTAGTTTTTGTGAAGTAGTTTTTGTTGCCTTTTAATTTCGTACCTTCTGTTACTGAAACATTAATTCTATTAGGCAGGAACAGAATTTTTTTACTGATGTGAAATATGCCCATATATGGCTAAAAGTCTACACAATCTGATAACAGACAGATTGAAAAAGCGTTTTCTCTCCTAAATTACTTCCCCATGCTCTTCTTTTTGTtgaacattttattctttttctctgacaTCCACCTAAGGGTCCAAAACATGCCATGAATAGGGGCTGTGCCTCAGAGTTGAGAAGCTACCACACTCCACCACACTGTGAAGGCTGTTGCAGAGACAGTCTCTCTGGCAAGCATCATTTAAGTGATcctcctttgatttttttcaccCCACCTCAACTCAGAAAACAGATTTAGCATATCCTCTTATGTGGGGGTTTACAGCAGCCTACCTGGCCTGCACCAGCTGAGGAAGAGAAGTGTGAGAAGGGGATCTTAAAGCCACCTTAACTACCAACAGCATCTCCAAAAGACAGCACTTTCCCTAATAACATTCACTCACTTTTCCTTAGAAGAGTGCCCATTCCTTGCTAAGCAGGTACgatttaccttttatttttccttctcttcaagGTAAAATAAATCTGCACAAA
Above is a genomic segment from Lathamus discolor isolate bLatDis1 chromosome 16, bLatDis1.hap1, whole genome shotgun sequence containing:
- the LOC136022738 gene encoding transcription factor HES-5-like, with the protein product MAPSNTLMVHMEEKLLPKEKNKLRKPVVEKMRRDRINSSIEQLKLLLEKEFQRHQPNSKLEKADILEVAVSYLKQQSQLQDYAFMHKNLEQDFNSGYLRCLREAMHFLSYYEPKKETQVQLIKHFCKAQMGADVMYSPAPRSSPLSPCLFARKQPAQKTVAAAPTIWRPWQNC